The genomic interval TGACTCCGCCACTCTCTTGCCTCCTCCTCAGGCTCTCCTAGCCGTGAAGAACATCGCCTACCAGAACAAGTTTGGGGAGGATTTGCCCCACTCACACTAAATCCCAGAATGTGCTGCTCTTCACCTCTGAAGCCCAAGAAAGACCAGCCTTAGTTCATTCCAACCTGTATCTTGGATGAGGGGCAGCCTCAATCCTTCTGATCCTGAAGACCCTTTACAACTCCCCAAGGGTGCTGATTTAAGTGTAAATACTTGTACGCAGACTGTGATGATCAGTTGGAGATCTCCCCCTGCCTGCTCGAGGGACTCCATCTACTCTGCCAGAAGGAAAGTGGGGCAGCTCAGCGGCCCCAAGACAGGGCTCATATCATAAAGATGATACTTTAGAGGGAGGGGGGATCAACTGGCAGGTATTGGCGGGGTTGCATATGTAATAAAGTACAAGTTGTTGCAAATCTGGAGAAAGCCTTTAACTTTGGGTAGAGAACTCCACACTTCTGGCCAACACGGCTAGTGAGTAATGAAGAAATGAGGGTACGGATCTTTACTGGGTTGACCCCCTGCTCATCCAGTGCCCCGAAATACTAACTGGAAATACAGCAAGCAATTTGGCTCCATAAGAGAGTAAATGGTGGAATCTTGTGAGAAAATGAGTGCCTGCTTTACAAATAGGAAACTCACAGCCAGTCCCAGCTACATTCTGGGCTCGGAAGGCAAGAAAACTATCACAAAGTGTCGTCActaggcctcagtctccccatctgtctgTCTTGATTGGGGACTGGAGGGACAAGGGTCCAGGTTTAACATACTTAGATTTGGTGGTCATGGGTAGCTTCCTGGGGGAAGTGCCTACTATTGAGCAAGGGTGGGGAATTGGAGGATAATTTGGGGGTTTTATTTCTCCCACATAATAAGAATTACTTTGGCAACTCAAAGGAGCCTGGGCTGAGGTTTCCTGGACTTTTCTTCATGGCTACCCTATGACCCCAAGATGACCACCAGAGCCCCACCCAATCAAGACTAGGGgactggggaaagggaaggaggctgCTGGCCAGCTCAGTCATCCTCCTTTGAAGGAGCATTCTGGATGTCCCTGCCCTACAACCCCTGCTTACATTTCATTAGTCAGAACTGTGTCACATGACTGTcatagctgcaagggagtctTAAGAAATGTTTTAGCTTGAGACGCATCCACCTCAAATCAGGTTCTTTTCTGCCTTTACAGAGTAACTCTTAGCAACTCTCTCCCTCCAGGAATGGATACAACCCTCTCCCGAGCTACCAAAAAGCCTGCTTGAGGCAGTGCAAACTCCGGGGCCTCAGAGGCCCTCTCCAAACATTTCACAAAGTCTGGACACTCAGGTCAAAAATCTGACATCCTCCACACACTAAAAACACGAAATCCCGTCCCAGATGGGGGCAAGGTAAGGAAGAAGTGCAGCAGGATGCAGGGGGCACACAGAGGAGTCCGTGCTCACGACGCATCGCGAGACCACCTGGCGCACACTTGCGGGCGGGCGGTGACCCGGCGCTCacctgggggcgggggtgctCCCGCCGGAGGGGCCTGAGGGCAGCCCGCCGCGCATGCGCACTCCCTCCTCCTCCGCAGTCCTCCGCCGGGAAGAGGTGCGAGCATCTCCTCCCCTGTCAGTCCTGTCAGAGCGGCGGCGAGTTCGGGTCCCAGCGACACCAGCCTTCCCGGGACAGAGGTGAGCTGGGcctcctgggcccccagccccGGCCTCGATCTGGGAGGACTTTCCACTCAGGGTTGTGGGAGTGCGGCCTAGGTCGTGAGTGAGGGGACCCCTCCCCCGCCGCCTCCCCGCCTCGGGGACCACCATCCTCTTCCCGCCCCCGAGGGCCGCCATTATAAGAACCCGCCTTGGCGAGGGTGTGGGCGCCGGGCAGGGAGGCTTGGGCCGAGCACCGGGTCTCGGTTTCAGGGTGAAACTCGGTCCCCCCTCCCCGCCAGCCAGCCACCCGGACTTAGTCAGGGGATGCGTGACCGACGTGGTGCGGGGTCCGGGCCGACCCTGGACGGGGTGGAAGAGGCCACTCTCGGGGTGGGCTTCCCTGAGGTCAGGGAGGCGACACCAGGGACTGGGTCCGGGCGACCCGACCCGGGCCGTGGGGAAGGCGTTCCCGACGATGCTCCGCGAGCACTTGGCCCCGCAGTTCCCGTGCCACCTGGCAATGGGCTGTGTGACCCAGGGCCGGTCCCCGCCGCTGCGCGGGTGGGCTCTTGGTTCCCGGCCGCTGGCGCCCAGAGCCAGGGCCCCGTACCCGGCCcagcccgccccggccccgggtCAGGGCGCCTCACGTCTCCCGCCGTCcggacccctccccaccctccggtCCCTCAGCCACCCAGTCAGGCCCGTCTCAGAATGTCCCCAAGATCCACCTCTCCTGCAGGTGCCTCCCTCTCACCCAGGCTATCCTCACAGCCACATCTTATGCCCCCACACAGGGCGCAACGCCTGAGCTCTGTCCCCAGCTCACATCTCCCCATCGCGGCCCCCTCCTTTCTGGGCCAGCGTGGGCAACATCCCCACCTGGGACCCGGCCCCCCAACTCTGACCCCAGATCCCAAACTCGGCCGAACCCTCCATGgacacctcccccctcccctcgccACCCCAGATGCCACTGCCCCAGGGCTTCCCGGGAGACTAGGACCTCGGCTATTATGATGCATTTCCTGAGGCCACACACCGAACCGAGACGAGGATGTGTATTGAATGCGTTAATGGTGACTTGCTATTAATAGTGCACACTAattgagcacctgctgggtgCCCATCCTCTTCTAACTACATGGTAATTTACTTGCTTATCTTGTTTATTGTCTCTTTCTCACTTCCAGAATCTAATCCCCCCAAGGGCAGGGACTTTAGTCTATTTTGTTCTCGGGCCCTatccccgccccccacccgcACCCATCACAATGCCTGGCGAGCGGGAAGATCCTtcaattaatgaaagaaaattaaattataatagaAATGCCTAACGTTAACCCAGCACCTCCCAAGGCTTATCACCTACTGCTGAAACTTTGCTGTTGTCCGTCCGTCCGTCTTCCTGACTAGAATGTCATGTTCCTGAGAGACGGGGTTtgttatcttatttttttccccacctcttTTGTCCTTGCCACACAGTAGGTTCTCAATAGCTGTGTGTTGCATGAGTAATAAAGACTAAATTGCAATGATAATGGCTAACAGACCTCATAATTTGCTTACGGATTTGGTTTATTGTCCCCACCTTTTAGAACATAAACTCCCTGGGGGCAGGAATGTTGCTCAGGATAAACTATGACTGGCACCGTGCCGGGCTGGGATCCAACAGTGACACAATCTGAAATCAAAACTGACGGAATCCCTGCCCTCCCTCCGGAATGGGGAGGGACTGCTAGTGGAGGAGGGGTTTCTTTTccgggtgatggaaatgttctaaaattagattatggaGATTGTCACACAACTCCATGAAGGAACTAAAAAGCATTGAATTGTACACCTTGGCTAGATTAACTTTAcagtatataaattaataaagctgtttttaaaaatccctgtCGGGGACGGGGCGGTAGGGTATAGGTCAAGTgttagagcgtatgcttagcacgcaggaggtcttgggttcaatccccagtacctcccctaaaaataaataaataaacctaattacctccctcctccacaaaaaaaaaacctacataaaTCACtcttcaaaactttatttttttaaacattttttatagatttataatcattttacaatgttgtgtcaaattccagtgtagagcacaatttttcagttatacatgaacatatatattttcattgtcacatttttttctctgtgagctaccataagatcttgtatatatttccctgtgctatacagtataatcttgtttattctacaattttgaaatcccagtctatctcttcccaccccccgcccccttggcaaccacaagtttatattctatgtctgtgagtctatttctgtcaaaacatattttttaaaaagtccctgCCTTCACACAGTTTATGTTGGAAAAGGGAATGAGAGAATAAACAAcataaataatagtattttaggTGATTAGCACACACTACACACTCAGTAAAGGTTGATTCAATGACACCCAGCAGTCCCTTTGCCACTAAATGGTCTCACCTAACCTCCTGCCCCACCTCACCCCTgctgtctttcttctcttcctgcttGCAGGCCTGCCATCCACATCTCTTCCCTGAGCTGCCCACTGGGGGCATGGCGCTGCCAACAAAGCCGAGCATGTTTGATCTGGGCCTGGGCACATGGAGCCCCAGCTCCCAGGAGCAGAGCCACAGGGCTCGGGCACCCTCCAGGGGTGTTGGCAAAAAGCTGCCTGAGTACAAGGCAGTGGTGGTAGGCGCAAGTGGTGTGGGCAAGAGCGCGCTGACCATCCAGCTGAACCACCAGTGTTTCGTGGAAGACCACGACCCCACGATCCAGGATTCCTACTGGAAGGAGATGGCCCTGGACCACGGAGGCTGCATTCTGAACGTGCTGGATACGGCAGGGCAGGCCACTCATCGGGCGCTGCGTGACCAGTGTGTGGCGATTGGGGATGGTGTGCTGGGTGTCTTCGCCCTCGATGACCCCTCGTCTCTAGCCCAGCTGCAGCAGATGCGGGCCACCTGGGGCCCTCACCACACCCAGCCCCTCGTCCTTGTGGGCAACAAGTGTGACCTGGTGACCACCACCGGAGATGCTCATGCCGCGGCTGCAGCCCTCGCAAAGAGCTGGGGGGCCCCTTTCGTGGAGACCTCAGCCAAGACACGCCAAGGTGTGGAGGAGGCCTTTTCCCTGCTCATCCATGAGATCCAAAGAGTCCGGGAGGCCATGGCAAAGGAGGCCATGACAGGGCCAGGTGGGGATAAAGCCCGGCACCATAAGGCCATGTGCCGCTGTGGCTGCTCTGTGGCCTGAAGATTTTGGTCTAGAAAAGTGGACCCTCTCCCAAACCAGGGTGGTGGTTCCTTCACATGAGACTCCCAGAGCAAGTAGCTGTGTGGGACACTGTTGGTGTACTGGGGATAGATGGACCCTCTCCTGGAGAGGTTTTCATTTGGTGATGGGCTTTTTGACAATGTGAGTTGTAGTGTGTTGGTTATGTTATGTCAAGTTGAGAGATTTTGTGCAAACTTAAAT from Vicugna pacos chromosome X, VicPac4, whole genome shotgun sequence carries:
- the ERAS gene encoding GTPase ERas, producing the protein MGASPPPGRGASISSPVSPVRAAASSGPSDTSLPGTEACHPHLFPELPTGGMALPTKPSMFDLGLGTWSPSSQEQSHRARAPSRGVGKKLPEYKAVVVGASGVGKSALTIQLNHQCFVEDHDPTIQDSYWKEMALDHGGCILNVLDTAGQATHRALRDQCVAIGDGVLGVFALDDPSSLAQLQQMRATWGPHHTQPLVLVGNKCDLVTTTGDAHAAAAALAKSWGAPFVETSAKTRQGVEEAFSLLIHEIQRVREAMAKEAMTGPGGDKARHHKAMCRCGCSVA